A genomic segment from Spinacia oleracea cultivar Varoflay chromosome 3, BTI_SOV_V1, whole genome shotgun sequence encodes:
- the LOC110796916 gene encoding uncharacterized protein, translating into MEGFIHRIWGKFGVDKVSLAGRGIFLVRFKTMENCDNVLKGGPYFFDSKPMYCKAWTPSVDYTKEPVQVVPLWIKLTGLNVKYWGERSLFKIAGMIGKAIKVDQATLNRDKLMFAKVLVEINMGQGCPKVLQFINEEGVQIEQSVEYEWLPTVCSVCKGMGHGVTTGAAIVETEAPTISVVPTDSEGFTQASGFSRQRCQQLRPVVTRNAFQALTEEIEPHLDIPGKGCDSLGGGLTSPDPNG; encoded by the exons ATGGAAGGTTTCATTCACAGGATTTGGGGGAAATTTGGGGTAGACAAAGTATCACTTGCTGGACGTGGCATTTTTTTGGTTCGTTTCAAGACCATGGAGAACTGTGACAATGTCCTTAAGGGTGGTCCATATTTCTTTGATTCCAAGCCAATGTATTGCAAAGCTTGGACACCCAGTGTTGATTACACAAAGGAACCTGTGCAGGTGGTGCCTCTGTGGATCAAACTAACTGGTTTAAATGTGAAGTATTGGGGGGAAAGAAGTTTGTTCAAGATTGCTGGTATGATTGGGAAAGCTATTAAGGTGGACCAAGCTACCTTGAATAGAGATAAACTCATGTTTGCTAAGGTCTTAGTGGAGATAAACATGGGACAAGGGTGTCCTAAAGTCCTGCAGTTCATCAATGAGGAAGGTGTTCAGATTGAACAGTCTGTAGAATATGAGTGGCTACCTACAGTTTGCAGTGTATGCAAAGGGATGGGACAT GGTGTTACTACAGGTGCAGCCATTGTTGAAACTGAAGCTCCTACTATCAGTGTTGTTCCTACTGACAGTGAGGGGTTTACTCAAGCATCTGGTTTCAGTAGACAAAGGTGCCAGCAGCTTAGACCAGTAGTCACTAGGAATGCTTTTCAAGCATTGACTGAAGAGATTGAGCCACACTTGGACATACCTGGAAAgggttgtgattcattaggagGGGGGTTGACATCCCCTGATCCTAATGGATAA